GGGGGCCTCGCGCGGCTCCTCGTGGTGGAACAGGCGCAGGGGGCCCTGCGGCCGGCCCAGGTCGGTGTCGGCCGCGCCGACCCACTGCCGCTCCGACTTGGTGTACGGGTGCTGCCCGCGGCCGAAGTACGTGTAGTCGCCAGCCGCCAGATAGTACGCCGCGAGACCGAACAACTGGTCGCGCTCCGGGCTGACGGGCACCTTGACGCCGAACTCCCCGAACTCCGGGTCGTAGATGCCGTTGACCTGGCACATCTGGACCTTGCCCCGCCGGTCCAGGCTGGTGACGGTCTCCAGCCGCTGGAGCAACTGCGACTCGCTGAGACTGATGTTCAGCCAGTTCTCCCATTCCACGCCGTCAATCACGAAGGGCGTAGCCGACCAGCCGTTGGCGGTGACGAGCGCATCGGGGTGCGCGATCTTGATGCGCGCCAGGATCATCTGCATGGCCCGCAGCCACGCGCCATCGGCCTGCGCCGCCAGCGAGAACTCCACCAGCGGGCTGCCGCGCCCGGCGGGCACCGTCGCGGGCGTCGTATCAATGAAGAGGCCACTCGACTTCTCCAGGAACGCACTGACATAGCGGGTGGCGATGAACTCCTGGTAGTCGGGGTCCGCCACATTCACTACGAAGTCATCCGCGGGCGGCCCCCAGTAGTAGATGGGGATGCGGGCCTGGCGCAGCTCGCGGGCGCTGGCCTGCGGGTTGGCCCGTTGGGCGAACTCGGCGTCGTCCACGCGGCCGTCGCCGTTGCGGTCGTTGGCCGGGTCCCAGCCGGGGACCATCCGCTCCTCGATGGGCCGGTCGGCTCGCTCCGCCCCGACGTGCAACTTGCACGGTGTGTCCTGGGCGTAGTGGGCGAACATGCGCTCGGGGATGCCGGCCCGGGTGAGGCCCTTCTCGACGCAGAACTGCTCGAGGTCCTTCGCCTTCTGGGAGGGGACGACGAGGGTGGCGACGAGGCAGTAGCTGACCGTGATGATGTTCGGGTCGCGCTCGCGCGCCGCCGCCAGAAACGTCAGGTCATAGCGCTGTGCCACGACCTCGAGGTCGCTGCCAAAGTTGAGGAAGGCGCGCAGGTGGGGACGCTTGCGGGGGAGGACGCGCGGCTTGAGAGCAAACCGTTGCGGGACGCAGAAGGAACTGGCGTCCTGTCCCTCCCAGGTCTGCACGGCCCACCAGAGCGTCTGCCCCGGCGGCAGCGGCGTCCCCGCGTATTCGGCAATGGGCAGCGCCGTCGCGACCCGTCCCGTATCCCACAGGTCCCCGCGGCCCTGCCGGATGAGGCCCTCGGTCGTGGCGACGATGACGCGATAGGCCGTCTGCCCCGGGGCCTGCCAGAAGAACTCCGGGCAGATGTCCGGCACGGCCATGTTGTCCGTGCGCCACTCGCACAACATGCCGGCGGGCGGGGCGGACCAGGCGGGGCTACAGGCGCACACGCAGAGCAGCAGAGCCATCGGGTATCTCACCGTGAGGTCCTCCGGGACTCAGATGTCGTTGTGTTCCAGCACCCTCTCCCGCACCGCCGCGAAGTCGCTCTCACCCTCGCGCGCGATCTGCTGGACGGCCGCCAGGCGCTGCTCGTACTCGGCCTCTCCGACGCCCAGCAGCGGCAGCAGGCACGACGGCCCCTGCCGCACGATCGTGCCCTGCCCGTTGAGGGCGAAGGCCAGCCGATGGCCCTCCTCCGTCGCCTCGTACAGCAACGCCACGCGGCGCTGCCGGCCGGGCAGGAGGTGGATGAACAGGATCAGGCCGACACCGTTGAGCGTCTCCGGCGTCACCTGCAGCGGCGGCGCGCACAGGATGTCCTGCAGCTCCTCCAGCGTATCGGCATGGAGGCACGAGGCCACGCGGTCGCCGGCGCTCCGCAGGGCCAGGAAGTCCGGCACGTCGCTCCCCCAGATGTAGCCGTACCAGTGGCCCGCGCCGATCTCGTGGGCCAGGTGACACCGGGGCGCGCCCTGGATCCCGACCGTCCCCGGCTGCCAGGTGACGATGCGCTCGGCGCACGGCAGGAGCATGAGCAGGTTGGCCAGCACGGTGCTCTTGCCCGCCCCGCCGGGGCGGGCGGCCGTCAGGAAGGACGCGCCATGGGCGATGGCCGTCCAGCAGTGGGCGACCATCTCCGCCGACATCGTGCCGGCGGAGATCAGGTCCACGAAGCTGAGGGTGCGTCCGCCCCGCTGGTTGAGACTCTCGATCTCGCGCAGGTTGTGTTGCTGTAGTGCGTACATGGCAGTTCCGGTAGTCGCGCCACTCATGGCGCGGAACGTGTGGTGGGCGCGATGAGCCGCGCCGCTACTTGAGCAGAGACCAGGCCAGGACTCCGGCGGCCATCACGAGGACGGCATAGACCGACAGGCGGAAGGCATGCTCGTTCATCCGGTAGTGTGTGTGCGTCCCGATCCACATGCCCACGAGCGTGGCAGGCAGACACAGGAGATTGAGCCACAGTTGCGTCTGGTCGAGGCGGCCCGTGGCGAGGAAGACCCCCACGAGGATGGTGTCGAGAACCAGCCAGACCATGGACAGCGTGGCGCGGAAGACGCTCTTGTCGCGCATGGCGCGGTCGGCATAGACGACAATGGGCGGGCCACCGGTGCCGAAGGCCCCGTTCATGATGCCGCCCACGGGGACCAGGAAGGTGAACCAGCGGGCCGGGCGGCGCGCCGCGGTCGGCGCGTCCGGGGCGTCCGCGCCCACGCGCTGTGCGTCCGGGACCTCCGCGGTCGCGCGGCGGCTTTCCCGCACCAGCCCCTCGGCGCCGACGCTGCCCATGAAGGCCACCAGGGTCCAGCGCAGGGCGTGCTCGGGCAGCGTGCCCGCCAGCCACAGCCCCACCGGCTGCCCCGCCGCCCCCAACAGCAGTATCTTCCCGCACTCGCGCCAGTCGATGTGACGGTGCGACTCCCACACCATCAGCGCCGCCAGCACCCACGCCTGCACCACCAGCAGCGGCACCGCGCGGTGCAGGCCCAGCAGCAGGATCACGAAGGGCAGAGCGAGGACATTGGAGCCGAACCCCGTCACACCTTGTTGGAAGTTGCCAAGCAGGACGATGAGGCCGACGATGACGTAGCGGGTGACTTCAGACATGGGCACAGGCGACTTCGTCGCTGCCCGGCGCCTGACCTGCAGGAGGGCTGCGCTGACAGGACGCGAACATACCCAGCACAGCGATAACGCGCGAGGTGGTCAGCATGGAGGAACTCCGAGTCTGTGTCATCGGCTGCGGGCAGCTCGGGCAGGTCCACGCCCGCAACTGGCCGCACGTCCCGAGCGCTCGCGTCGTGGCGGTGGCCGACCCGTGGGAGGAGCGCGCCCGCGCCCTGGGCGAGGAGTTGGGCTGCCCCTGGTTCGCCAGCGCTGAGGAGGCGCTGGGCGTCGACGGCGTCAACGCCGCCTCCGTGGCCGTACCATCGGCGGTCCATCGCCAGTGCACCGTGGCGGCCCTGGAAGCCGGCTGCCATGTGATCTGCGAGAAGCCCATCGCGCTGTCGCTGGACGACGGGCGGGCGATGATCCGCCTGGCGCAGCAGCGGGGCCTGACCCTCGCCTTCGGCTTCTGCAAGCGCTTCATGGGGCAGGTGCAGACCGTGCGGGACCTGGTGCAGGGCGGCCAGCTGGGCCGGCCGGTGATGTACCGCCATGTCAGCGCCTGGGAAATCCGGCCCAAGCCGTGGATCATGGACCGGAACCTCGGCGGGGGCCCAATCTTCGACATCAGTTGCCACTACACCGACCAGTGGCGGGTCATCTTCGGCAGCGACCCCGTGCGCGTGAAGGCCTCCGGCCTGACGATCATGCAGGACTCGCCGGACAAGCCGGACATTGACCCGCAGGTGGACAGCTTCGCGATGACCGTCGAGTATGCGTCCGGCGACATCGGCGTGCTCTCGATGACCTGGGGCCTGCCCAAGGGCGTGACGGGCCAGACGCTGGAGGATTGCCTGGGGCCGCTCGGGCTGCTGAAGATCGAGAACGCGAAGGTCGAG
Above is a genomic segment from bacterium containing:
- a CDS encoding Gfo/Idh/MocA family oxidoreductase, with the protein product MEELRVCVIGCGQLGQVHARNWPHVPSARVVAVADPWEERARALGEELGCPWFASAEEALGVDGVNAASVAVPSAVHRQCTVAALEAGCHVICEKPIALSLDDGRAMIRLAQQRGLTLAFGFCKRFMGQVQTVRDLVQGGQLGRPVMYRHVSAWEIRPKPWIMDRNLGGGPIFDISCHYTDQWRVIFGSDPVRVKASGLTIMQDSPDKPDIDPQVDSFAMTVEYASGDIGVLSMTWGLPKGVTGQTLEDCLGPLGLLKIENAKVERLGAGGEKEAFENLNTDMHPGQLNAFAAAIREGRPVAASGEDGLWALQTSLAALRSIETGEAVAVAEPWEDPA
- a CDS encoding putative glycoside hydrolase, giving the protein MALLLCVCACSPAWSAPPAGMLCEWRTDNMAVPDICPEFFWQAPGQTAYRVIVATTEGLIRQGRGDLWDTGRVATALPIAEYAGTPLPPGQTLWWAVQTWEGQDASSFCVPQRFALKPRVLPRKRPHLRAFLNFGSDLEVVAQRYDLTFLAAARERDPNIITVSYCLVATLVVPSQKAKDLEQFCVEKGLTRAGIPERMFAHYAQDTPCKLHVGAERADRPIEERMVPGWDPANDRNGDGRVDDAEFAQRANPQASARELRQARIPIYYWGPPADDFVVNVADPDYQEFIATRYVSAFLEKSSGLFIDTTPATVPAGRGSPLVEFSLAAQADGAWLRAMQMILARIKIAHPDALVTANGWSATPFVIDGVEWENWLNISLSESQLLQRLETVTSLDRRGKVQMCQVNGIYDPEFGEFGVKVPVSPERDQLFGLAAYYLAAGDYTYFGRGQHPYTKSERQWVGAADTDLGRPQGPLRLFHHEEPREAPGANVLTNGSFEQDADGDGKPDGWEIVEPVALDSQVRHGGRQSARIASDSDTINNFSKLWVDLKPRTTYTLSAWIRTEGIGGQGAQVYPYGFEGMTGGGFIVATGTSDWRRHSVSFTTGAGTHGRINFRLYGTKGTAWFDDLALVEGADATCSVYGRDFERGLVLLRPFAGDWGDDTAREVPLPAPLRPLSADGTPGEAVTTVRLRSGEAAVLVR
- a CDS encoding sulfite exporter TauE/SafE family protein, with amino-acid sequence MSEVTRYVIVGLIVLLGNFQQGVTGFGSNVLALPFVILLLGLHRAVPLLVVQAWVLAALMVWESHRHIDWRECGKILLLGAAGQPVGLWLAGTLPEHALRWTLVAFMGSVGAEGLVRESRRATAEVPDAQRVGADAPDAPTAARRPARWFTFLVPVGGIMNGAFGTGGPPIVVYADRAMRDKSVFRATLSMVWLVLDTILVGVFLATGRLDQTQLWLNLLCLPATLVGMWIGTHTHYRMNEHAFRLSVYAVLVMAAGVLAWSLLK